The Candidatus Sphingomonas colombiensis genome contains the following window.
GGCAGCGGTTCGCCGCCGGTGGTCACGCCATTGTCCTGTTCGGCCATCTCGTATCGATCCCCAGAAAAAAGCTGTTAAGGGCACATCAGGCGCCCGAAAAACCGTGAACGCGCGCCTAGCAGCAGCATCTTGACGTTTCAACGCCGCGAAAAATTGAATCGCGGGAGCTTCGCGCCTATGTTGTGCGTTCAGCGTATCGGAGGCCGAGTGTTCTATATAGTCCTTCTAGCGATGGTTGCCGGGTTTTTGGCATTGCGTCTCTACTCGGTGCTCGGGAAGCGTACCGGGCATGAGCAGCCGTTGCCCAAGCCAGCGGACGATCGCGTTCCCGCGGCCTCGCTCCCACGCGCGATCGATGTGACGCCGGAAGTGCGCGAGACGACTGTCCGTCCGATCGAGGGCGCGGCCGAAAATGGCCTGCGCGCGATCGTCTCCGGCGAACCGGGCTTTGATGTCGCGCGGTTCCTTGAAGGATCGCAGGCCGCCTATCGCATGATTCTCGAAGCGTTCTGGCGAGGCGACGAGCGGGCGCTGAGCGCTCTGGTCGAGCCTGATGTGGCTCAGGCGTTCATCGATTCGATCGCGGCACGCAATGCGGCGGGCGAAGTGCTGGAGAACCGGCTGGTCTCGATCGAGCGCGCGACGATCGTCGGCGCTGCGCTTGATGGCCGCGACGCGCGCATTACCGTGCGCTTCGACGCCGATATCGCCGCAGTCACCCGCGATGCCGATGGGCATGTGGTCGCCGGATCGACCAGCGATGCGGTCGAAACGCATGACGTGTGGACCTTCGTTCGGACGCTGAAGAGCAGCGATCCGAACTGGAAGCTCGCCGATACCGACGAAGCCTGAAGGGGAATAACGCATGATCCGTCGGGGAGGGCTGGCGCTGGCCGGCGCTTTTGCCTTGTCCGCGTGCGTGGGCGGCGTGGCACCGCCACCGCGACCGGGGGGCGCCCAGCCGCCGCGCGGCGGTGGCGAGGCGCCGGTGCGCCAGCCCACGCCGGCCACCCCGCTGCCGCCCGTGGCCCAGGTTACGCTTCCGGGCGCGAGCACTGCCGCCACGGCGGGGCTGGTGCGTGGCCCAGCCATCGCCACTTTGCCGATCACGCGGGATGGCGCCGCACAGGCGCTTGCCGCGTTC
Protein-coding sequences here:
- a CDS encoding Tim44/TimA family putative adaptor protein, with the protein product MFYIVLLAMVAGFLALRLYSVLGKRTGHEQPLPKPADDRVPAASLPRAIDVTPEVRETTVRPIEGAAENGLRAIVSGEPGFDVARFLEGSQAAYRMILEAFWRGDERALSALVEPDVAQAFIDSIAARNAAGEVLENRLVSIERATIVGAALDGRDARITVRFDADIAAVTRDADGHVVAGSTSDAVETHDVWTFVRTLKSSDPNWKLADTDEA